The Chrysemys picta bellii isolate R12L10 chromosome 12, ASM1138683v2, whole genome shotgun sequence genome has a segment encoding these proteins:
- the ARL16 gene encoding ADP-ribosylation factor-like protein 16 isoform X1: protein MYLLLGASGVGKTLLVKRLQKLCSKDGSRELGEPPPTLPTVGTNLTDLLIQKKITIRELGGCMGPIWPSYYGDCSAVLFMIDAANPTQISSSCVQLLSLLSAEQLASASVLILFNKIDLPCYMSLVEMKSLFRIQDIISCANQPITVVETSARDGTGLPDVLQWLRSTLKEPS, encoded by the exons atgtacctgctgctcggggcctcGGGCGTGGGCAAGACCCTGCTGGTGAAGCGGCTGCAGAA GCTGTGCTCCAAGGATGGGTCCCGAGAGcttggggagcctccccccacACTGCCCACG GTGGGCACAAATCTAACTGACCTTCTGATCCAGAAGAAGATCACGATTCGGGAGCTAGGGGGCTGCATGGGCCCTATCTGGCCTAGTTACTATGGAGACTGCAGCGCTGTCCTG ttCATGATTGatgcagctaaccccacccagaTCTCTTCATCCTGCGTCCAGCTCCTGTCACTCCTCTCCGCAGAGCAGCTTGCCTCGGCATCCGTCCTGATCCTGTTCAATAAGAT CGACCTGCCCTGCTACATGTCCCTGGTGGAGATGAAATCGCTGTTCCGGATTCAAGATATCATTTCCTGTGCTAACCAGCCCATCACTGTGGTGGAGACCAGCGCCCGTGatggcacggggctgcccgatgTGCTGCAATGGCTTCGCTCCACCCTCAAGGAGCCCAGCTGA
- the ARL16 gene encoding ADP-ribosylation factor-like protein 16 isoform X3 gives MYLLLGASGVGKTLLVGTNLTDLLIQKKITIRELGGCMGPIWPSYYGDCSAVLFMIDAANPTQISSSCVQLLSLLSAEQLASASVLILFNKIDLPCYMSLVEMKSLFRIQDIISCANQPITVVETSARDGTGLPDVLQWLRSTLKEPS, from the exons atgtacctgctgctcggggcctcGGGCGTGGGCAAGACCCTGCTG GTGGGCACAAATCTAACTGACCTTCTGATCCAGAAGAAGATCACGATTCGGGAGCTAGGGGGCTGCATGGGCCCTATCTGGCCTAGTTACTATGGAGACTGCAGCGCTGTCCTG ttCATGATTGatgcagctaaccccacccagaTCTCTTCATCCTGCGTCCAGCTCCTGTCACTCCTCTCCGCAGAGCAGCTTGCCTCGGCATCCGTCCTGATCCTGTTCAATAAGAT CGACCTGCCCTGCTACATGTCCCTGGTGGAGATGAAATCGCTGTTCCGGATTCAAGATATCATTTCCTGTGCTAACCAGCCCATCACTGTGGTGGAGACCAGCGCCCGTGatggcacggggctgcccgatgTGCTGCAATGGCTTCGCTCCACCCTCAAGGAGCCCAGCTGA
- the ARL16 gene encoding ADP-ribosylation factor-like protein 16 isoform X2 — MYLLLGASGVGKTLLLPAQLCSKDGSRELGEPPPTLPTVGTNLTDLLIQKKITIRELGGCMGPIWPSYYGDCSAVLFMIDAANPTQISSSCVQLLSLLSAEQLASASVLILFNKIDLPCYMSLVEMKSLFRIQDIISCANQPITVVETSARDGTGLPDVLQWLRSTLKEPS, encoded by the exons atgtacctgctgctcggggcctcGGGCGTGGGCAAGACCCTGCTG CTTCCTGCACAGCTGTGCTCCAAGGATGGGTCCCGAGAGcttggggagcctccccccacACTGCCCACG GTGGGCACAAATCTAACTGACCTTCTGATCCAGAAGAAGATCACGATTCGGGAGCTAGGGGGCTGCATGGGCCCTATCTGGCCTAGTTACTATGGAGACTGCAGCGCTGTCCTG ttCATGATTGatgcagctaaccccacccagaTCTCTTCATCCTGCGTCCAGCTCCTGTCACTCCTCTCCGCAGAGCAGCTTGCCTCGGCATCCGTCCTGATCCTGTTCAATAAGAT CGACCTGCCCTGCTACATGTCCCTGGTGGAGATGAAATCGCTGTTCCGGATTCAAGATATCATTTCCTGTGCTAACCAGCCCATCACTGTGGTGGAGACCAGCGCCCGTGatggcacggggctgcccgatgTGCTGCAATGGCTTCGCTCCACCCTCAAGGAGCCCAGCTGA